The Scophthalmus maximus strain ysfricsl-2021 chromosome 14, ASM2237912v1, whole genome shotgun sequence region tgtttacagacATTGTAGTATGTGCTTTGAATTTGAactgtatgttttatattttgaggtctttttttcagaatttaTTTGTAACATTTTATAGTTGAACACGCCCTAAGAAAACAATTTGCTTCTTTATCAGCCAGTAATATAAACGTGGTGGAATTAATCAAAGGATTCATTCATAATAAACATTGGAAATATGATGCGGTGGCTCTAATGGGTGATAGTCAAcaatcatttacatttgaaacgTTTAGTTTGCCAAATATTTATGattcaaattcagattttctgaTGTTATCACGCACTGCTTTATTTTGCGCGTGCACCTGGCGCTGagatttggtgttttttaaatgtatttgatcCTAACCTGCTAAAtctatattataaatattttactCCTTTTATTAGTCTGTGGTCAGCAAACATAAAAGGTGTCTGTAATGGAGCAAGTACAGGggaacaaataaaatgaaaggaaCCTTCGATcctgataatgataatgatgacatttttcgATTATTCATTCATCTAATTATTGGGACCTATGTTATATGCAATTTCGTTACCATGGTTCAAACAATGGTATTACATGGTTAGACGTagctcatttattttattagctatttcaatattaatattttcagatACTGTGTGTTGTAAGGTGGCTTATTATGAGTAATAACCGTGAAGCCCACTGATGATGAAGCCCACGCTGAGATCCTCCTCTTACCTTTTTGTACTCCCGTATTTATTGGACCCCACGACGTCCCTTTGCTTTCCTTCAACAGATTTTCTGTTGGATCTGAAATCAAAAGCAGACACAATGTCACCGTcatcaacaccatcatcatcatcaccgccatcagcttaaaaaaaaaatattacaggaTGCTTCCTTGAACAGGTGCAGGCCTGCTGCCTCAGAAATGCATCTAATAATTGCTTCGctgggggaagaaaacaaaatccacttGTGTCCAGAATTATTTTCCTAGAAATGACTTTCATATCTTCGAATGAAGCAAGAACACTCGAGGGAATAGAAGTGGACGAAATCAAAACACACTTTAAAGATGGATTTTctttaaatctgttttcagagtaataataataataataataataataataataataataataagcaggCTCGGTAGAGAGAGcagctgttgtaaaaaaaatattaaacgtCGCTGTATAATTGACTAGCCCGGTGCATGGGATccccaagaagaaaaaaaaatccgatGAAATATGAAACTTCACAAAATTCCAACAAAAGATCCAATGAATGGACCATAAAGTCCCCGACTGCGTCCCGGTGCCGGTGCCGGCGCACGGCGGCCGCACTAAGGGTGTCGTCTCTGCGGGCTCCGACTCTGCGAGGAGCCAGGAAACGCGTCCAGGAAAAAGGATTTCCGATTTCCGACAAAAGAGCAGACGGGCTTTCAGATTTGAAAAAGGGCTGAACAATGCTCGAGCcctggaaccaaaaaaaaaaaacaggaaaaaaaaacccgggaGCAGCGCCCGACGCGCCGGGAGCGCACCGGGAGCGCACCGGCACCCGGGGCCGAATCTTTGAAAGAAATTACAgcactaaaaaaaaccccaacccaaATCTATTCGTGTATGGAAGTGTGGACCGAACGACGAACCTGAGAGATACATGTTGAACATGAGGTTTCCTCCGCAGTCCCGTCGCATTGTGCGCGGGCCGTTCAGAAAGGGCTGGATTTCATTTCGTCGGCGGCGGAGGAAACGATTTTTATTAAACTTTATCTCATAACTGTGATCTGGAATAAACGCGGGGTGGACAGATTGAAGTTTCCAGGCAACTGTCGCGGGGCCCCATCTCTGAGACAATATTCAGACAGCAATTTCCCCTGGTGCATTGCTTTAATTAAAAGAGCAATTTACCTCTGTCAGAGCCCGCCTGGTgcccacaataaaaaaaaaaaagaagaagaagaagaagaggagaggccGATAGAAATTCGGCCCCCTTATCAATCCGCCATCACAGTTTAATAAAAGTTTCCACGTTAAGATCTGAGTTTCTATGGTGAATTGAAGTGTTTGACATGGAAACCGGTTCAGATCCTCCCTCACTTTTCCGCCTCTTTACCTCTTGGCAAACAACAGAGACCTGTTTCATGTCGGGGGAAAGAGAACATTTACCTTGACCAGCACGCTCCGGTGCACACGAGACAACAAGAACATGTCATCCCCTCCCCATCCCTGAACCGTCTGTTTGTGGGTTTAAGGTTATATAGCCTCAATCTGAGGGTAATGAGGTTGTAACTCTAAAACCATGGCTGTTGATGCTCACTGACGTTATCAGGTCCTCCATATTttactccttcttcttctgcctctttttttttttctctctttccaagAAGCAGTGGACTGTGTGAAGCCTACATGGGCTTCATGGCGCCGTACTGTAGAATCTGGTTTAGATTCTGAAGTCTGTAAGTGTACGTCTCTTTCCGTCTTATGAGACAACAGAATTATAGTTCCATTTTTGTTTCCGCTTCTTTGAGGGTGACACATGAAATGTGAGCTGTCCACCAGTCCCCGTCCCCCCATTCACACAGATATGCAgcagaaatattttattcatggtgcaaacaatgtgcacacacacacacacacacacaatgccgattgcatttcattaaatgtttttgtaattaatgtGACATGACAAATGATTTCAACAGCAgatctctgcagcagcaggtgatcaATCATTCAGGCCCAGACTGTGTCATGTTAtagccttttattttgaaaaatacaacaacaaaaaaactgcagtcaAGGCAAACACCACTGCTCTGAGGCCACAGAGGGATTAAAGCAACTCATAAAGGAAATGTGTTCAGTTCATGAGCGTCCGTAGGGAAGAGGGGGGCCGTCCGTCCTGGCGGATCGGCGTGTTGAGATGTGCACCATGTTACCGTTTGATTCCAGGACATTTGTTGTACTTCGCACTTCACTCCTGGTCTATATGTGTCCACTGAATATGATCTattctatataaaaaaaaaggccaataaaataatttatgaatGACCTAAAGAGATAATAAATGCCTACATACTGGGCGTCCCTGCAGTGCTCTTGTGTCGTTcggcatcgtgtgtgtgtgatcagttcTCAAATAAAAGTCATGGTTTTAGGCAGCCCTGTGCAATCTCAACACAATTCACCTTCCAATCTTTCCCTAGGTAAGATCATCAAATCGTTCAATCGTTTGTAACCAGAAATGTGGCTAATCCTTAACAACAATACTTAAACCCGACAGAAAAATCTTAACCTCGCCCTTAAATGCAAATCATACTTTACTTGTCCGGCTCTCTGTATTGACTGAACTGAAAGTGAACGGCCTGCTAATCATTCATCATCTGAATGTCACCTGACTGAgctcaaacaacacacacacacacacacacacacacacacacacacacacacacacacacacacacacacacacacacacacacacacacacacacacacacacacacacacacacacacacacacacacacaagtgtagaCAACAAAAGCAGTAGGCTATATGAGAGTGAGTTTAAGTTATTAAACTAAACTTACTAAActtatttagttgtttttttctaactaCATAGAAGTTATAGCATGCAAGTTTTTACGTATAATTTCCATTTCACACAATCAGACATTGTAAAAAGCAGATTGTGTCAGACTACATAAGTCATTTGTTAGGTTCTTCCTCTTGGCCCAGGGGTCAAAAGCTTGCATAAGCTTTTGCATAACTGGTAAAAGCAGATTTCATTATAAGTACAATATATTTCCCCATGTTCCTTCTTCCTGGTCTTCAAAAAACCCCTGGATTTTCCATTCTTGGCGCGACGGTGGTTCCTCTCGGCTGGGTTTTGTAGGTGTGTCTCTGGCGTCCCAGACTTGCTTTAGCTGCCTGTGTCCGAGTAAAAAGGCGCAGGCAACTTAAAACAAGCCTCGAAAGCTGGACTGTGTCCAGTGATGGCGTGGTAGGTGAATACGGATATGAATTCATCTACATTGTTCAGCGCGAAGCCAGGTATCCAccgacagagagaaaaaacaaccaaacaaacatacacGTTTTCATCACTGATTTATacataagaaataaaaaaaaaagtgttgtccGCATCTAAAGTAACATTTGTCACTTGAAAGAATATTAGTCTTGCATGCATTCATACGTTTAAACCAGGATTCAGCAGTGTGTCATTCGGTTACTTGGCCTAGTTACTAAAGTCAGTAAACTCAAGTCTTACAGTTGCCTCTGGTGTCATCTGTGACTTGATAATAGCTATAAACATTCCAGCCAAATTATCTATTTTAATATTCTAaacgtctttctctctgttaaaTATCTAATGTAACGCATATCAACTTGTATTCAATCCTAATAACCttatcaaaaaatgtaaaacaaaaaaggagcTGGCATCAAGAATCATTCCAAGTTTTCTGTGGAGTAGTCTCAGACCTACCTTGGTGCTCTGAGCCGTGCGGCCAACTTAACCCCCCAGCCTGCAACTTCCTACACCACTCCAGAGTGTCACTCCTCTCCACCAGACCAAGTACAGCCTCTTTAATCAGCCTCCAGAGGAATGTATATTtgagaaaggtgtgtgtgctcggttacacatttatgaaaagatcctgttttttttgggtgTGGGACTGTGAGCCGATGCCGGCTTGTGGGTGTGTAACACGGACTCCCACGTCCTGGACCGGCAGCAGGAGTGTTGTGCGGAGGTAAACACACTCCAGGATCCCGCGGCGTGCGACTGTGCGATAAACACGATGGTATCTCATTGGGATAAACAAACAGATGTGGAGAAGTTGCTGTGGGTTGTGTGCCAGCTTTGCCGAATGAGATCATCAAAATAAACGGGACCACTTTTTTATCTTGTAAATTAGAGTTTGTGCCAATTATGTCATAAATCTTTATGGTCGTCTGTGGTGTATACACGGTTTACCGAGGGCCTTAGCACTCCTTAGCTGGCTAATCTGCTTCTGTTGATCAGGTCTCCACCTTTGGGTTTTGCAAATGTATTGTAAGGATTAAGATCCATGAATAGGTTAAACTAATCAGTGTACTGCATATCGGTAGATATATTAAAGTAATTAATCCTGTCACTGAGTCACTGTTCAATCAAATTGGTGAGGGgcgttttctttgttttgttttgattgaaaGTGTAAGACCTAATGTTTCTTTTATGggtttaaacatttaaacatgaaataaaaatctaaatatgattaaaaaaggGAATCGTCTGAttacaaaggagaaaaaagagccATAGTATATCATGGAAGGTTACAAGAGGAAGTAGTATTCAGTACAACATACAGAATAAGGATGGTGGTTGTGTTGCACACCTTTTGTGAATACTTTTTCAGATCTTGTGaactatgtgtgtgtatctgagggAATGCCTTTATAGTGGCTTGTCTGTTGGGCCGGTTGATCAAACAGCGTTCAGGAACTAGGACAGTACATCTCTACTTTTCATCAATTGCTATATATTATAGTCACTTTGCCTTTCTGCaggccccttttttttaaattcagctcATTGAATAATGAGTTTAAATATGGTTGGCTGCATGTTTGTGCTGACACCACGGAGCAGCTGGAGTTCCTGTGTGTCAGCCCTTGGAGGTATTAACAGTCAAACTATATTACACCTATGCCTGGTTTTGTTTCGATGGTTGAGGCCACACCTAACATTTGTTACATCAGATAGACGAAGCAAGAGAAGTAcaatttgaatgaattgaaaaagtGATTCACAAGTTTTATTCTGTTGACCTCATTTTGTCAATAATCGAAATCGTCCGGTTTCAGAATTGCTAGAAGGTTATTCGTTGCTTTTCATACTGcttcacttaatttttttttttgggggggggggggggcaaattgCATCTGGGACGGTTGAAGAACAAATAATGGAAACAAATGTGATCTCGTGCTCGTGTTTATTGCAAATGAGAATACAGTCTGACAATGTCACACATCCTAGAGCCTAACAGAATCAAATCTTCCCATGTGTGTTCTCTAAAGGGCGAAATATTTTAtaatactttaaataaatacaaagcgGAGCCTATGTCCTCTAGCAGCTATACTTCATAGGACTAAAAGTGATATGGGCTCTGATGATTGTGCACATGTAGTGTATAGCCAATGTTATAGCCAATTGTTGCGGCATGTTTTTTCTGAGCTTTATTAAAATTGTGTTGATAGAGTTAATCatggaggaaaaaggaaatacCGACAAACAGCCTCTAGATTTGAAGAAAAGCCTTTATTTCCTATATCAAGAACATGCTTTCAGCGTGGTGGTGGAAGTAGGTACTCAGAAGACATCCATAAATGCAGAGCCACAGAGCGATAGAAAGAGTGCGTCCCTCTACTGGTCTGTGACAGCGGTCTGTTCGAAGGCTCGAGTAGAGGAGAGGGTTTCCAGGagagtttttttccaaatttttttttttcttccaggttgGGTCGGGCAGGCAGATTGGAAGGCTTAGTGCTGGATCCTACGGATGGACTGCACCTGGTTGGTGTGAGCCTGGGTGCTGAACTCGTTGTAGTTTCTGTACTCGCCttggtgtctgtctctctccaggaTGTACTGGTAGCCACGGTAACCAGGGAACTGGTAGGCCACCCAgctgcagggagagggagggagggagggagggagggaggggtgggtgtCATTTAATTGGTTCCAAATGAGTAGATTCAGCGAAGCAGCTCTGTTCAATCAGACTATATCAGTTTGCTGTCGAAGCCTGTCCAAACAGACTTTACACgtatatcattttatttgtttctattGTTCTTAAACCATATTTGGCAGCAAAGACTGAAGGTTGCAAAGAGGACAAATGGAAAAAGCTGTGACCAATGATCAAATAGGAAGGTGTATAACTTACGCTCCCGAGTTGACTTTGATAGAGGGCACCTCCTTGCTGCACCAGCCCATGGCCTGTAGGGAGGGGTAGTCATCGCACATCTCAAACTTACGGCCCTGGAAGTCCTCGCACTCGTACAGGGTCACCTTGCTGTCACTGTGGTTCtgcggaggaagagagggagcaaGGGGGGGGGTCATGTGGTGCTGCGCCGGTCAGGCAATTGCGTATATAAACCTTTAAATATTTCGATGTGATAAGATGAGCATTTTTCAGAGGGATAGGCGACGGGGGCGCGCAGAGCAggttggggcgggggggtgtGAGTCACTCATGTGCGTGGCAGTTGAACGGGAAGATGAGGGGAAAACTCACAGCGCACTTGATGGGTCTGAAGGAGAGCATGTGCTCGGTTCTGTAGCTGCTGTTGCCGCTCCAGGCCTCGTAGCGAGGGTAGTCTCCCTTCTCCAGGATAAACTGCTGGCCCTGGAACTCGGGGTACTCATAACCAACCCAACTGAAGGACAGAGACAAAGGCACACAGTGTTGAGGCTCACGTGTGCCAAGAgtaaggaaaatgaaaattgaaacCAAAATGAGAGAAActctcaaatacacacatgaacTTATAATGAAACATCACATACAAAGTCGTTTTGGCGCAGCAACACCGAAAGGGTCATTTTTGTCAGACAATAGAGCCTAACGCCCAGAGAAAGGCCaccagtggggaaaaaaaggcacgcAGCCTCTTTTGTCCCTGGAAGCACAGAGCAAACATTAGATACTGCTGCCCCTGCttccaccgccgccgccgccgccgcttctgctgcttctgcaCCCAGGGCTCTTTATCTGatcgtcagtcagtcagacattgTGGCTCGCAGCCAGCAGCTGCACACAGCCAACTCTCATATCACAGAAAGGGTCACACTCGggtgcatgcacatgcacatgcaaaaacaataaGTGCCAACTGGCAATGTAATAACACTGTCGGCcgtaatttatgtttttttgtttgttttttttgttacttgaTTATTAGAGTCGGTATTTGCTATTATATGCTTTAATCAGACTTTTTCAAGCAGATGAAAATGAGGATTGCAAGATGAATAgaatattttgatttcattatcTGTTGTTGTAGGTTACCCACTGTTTTTTAAGGCGgtcaacaaatatatataaggGAGGACTACAGACCAGCATATTGTTAAACTTAAACTTACTCTCAACATTGCTCTAATGATTTGGCTTTTTAATCCAGGAATGATATTATTCCCAAagataaatatacaaaatctTTATGGGGTTTGAAAAATCCAAATCCTCATCATAAAGTTAAATGCAGTGTCCGTACAACTGTATCTCATTTCAAAGGAGCAACACAAATTGGCAAATGAATGGATCGCGATCAACACACCACAAGAGGAGGTGAAAGGGATTTTCACAACACATGGAAAATGCAGAACTTgtagacagatggagggagcagcaaggaggagagaaaaaggccaCCGTTTACAACTTACGGTCCATTCTCGACCTTGATGGAGCGGATCTTGTTGAAGCCCCTCTCCATGATGTTCTGGCACTCCAGCATGAACTCACAGCGCTTTCCCTGGaagttctcctcctcccagacTGTGATCTTGAACTGGCCCATCTGCTCCATCTGTTGAGTGTTCATGGCTGCTGCTTCTCCCTTGG contains the following coding sequences:
- the cryba2b gene encoding beta-crystallin A2b, whose protein sequence is MNTQQMEQMGQFKITVWEEENFQGKRCEFMLECQNIMERGFNKIRSIKVENGPWVGYEYPEFQGQQFILEKGDYPRYEAWSGNSSYRTEHMLSFRPIKCANHSDSKVTLYECEDFQGRKFEMCDDYPSLQAMGWCSKEVPSIKVNSGAWVAYQFPGYRGYQYILERDRHQGEYRNYNEFSTQAHTNQVQSIRRIQH